Part of the Limihaloglobus sulfuriphilus genome is shown below.
TCCCATCATATGACTTTATTCAAAAGGAAAGACTCAAAAGAGAACCAGATAAACTCACATACAAAACCACAAAAGGCGATATTGTTGTAAAACCTGAGTCATGGGAAGAAGGTGATTACAATGAGATGTATGATAATCGAACGACTCATGGTCACCGTCTAAATATCAAGAAAGAGCACATCTTAAGTTACCTTGAAAAAATCAATAAAGACTTGCTTATAAGGATAATAATCAGAAAACACAATGACACTATAAAAGATCCAAAGGAATATGATCATGGCCAAGCAAAAATCTTCATCCTCCGTCAAAATGGTAAAATTGAAAAAATGGGATGAAATAGCAAAACTTGGAGAAGAAATTGTCAAAACACTTAGTATTAACCCCAACAATAGCCTTTTACAGATCTGGATGTCTCACTACATAGCAGAATTAATCGAAAAGGAAAAGACCGCCAAAAGCAAAAGGAGCCGTAATCAAATCAGAAAAGAGTGCTCTGATTTGATTACACGCTTGTGGATGATACGATATAAATATGACCCAAATGATCCAATTTACTCCCTAGAACAAAATCTTAAAATCCTCGTCGGCAAAAACCCTTTAAAAAAAGCACTTGTAAACGCTTCAATTGAACCAAATAATATTGATGAAAATATGCAGTCAGAAGGAGGTGGTTTTGAACATCTCATAGCTTCTATTATCAAATTATCTGAAAAAGAAAAAGAGATTATTATGGCGGCCTTAACGGCAGATGTTTCTGAGGAAGAAGTACTCTCTTATTCCTCAGATAATATGCAAGATAAAAATGAATTTACATTGAACATCAAAACTCTAATCAATTACAGAGACAGAATCCTAAATAGCGACAATATGCTCAAAGGTATTATTCAAGCTGAGTCGGATGTAGAAAGAATGGATAAAATGATTAAGGCCCTCAGCAAAACTAACAAACAAAGACAAGATATAATAAAAAAAATGAAGACTTATTCATGAGATTATTCGAGCAAAAAGAAACCATTTCATTGTAAGGTTACGAGGAACAGCAAACTTGCCTGAGCGATTTGGTGATAAGGGTGATTGATTTTACTAAGGCCAGGCAGTGTCTTTGAGAAATAATTAACTTGAGCAGCATTGCACGCCTGATTTAGAGGAGTAAGGCTAAGTAATCTGACCCAAGTTCACCTTTCTACCCTGTTACGAACTATTAAGACCCGGCAAGTCTCGTTTGTCATCGATTGTAAACACAGCCCTAATATTCAGATTATTCCGGTAGGATTACTGTGGTAATTAATGTGTAAAAAACACAATACATGAAACTAACATCTTTCTTATTGACATTACCTGAAAATATCTAAAATCAGGTTTTATTCGGGAACTTGTTTTTGGTTTTCGAAAAGTAATTAATGATTTTAATATTTTACTTTTAGGACAGATAATGTTGAATTTTAAAGCTCAACCATATTGGGGATTAGTAACTCTGACTGTATTGTGTTTAATAGCGTCTCCATCATCAATATTCGCTGACCATTATTGCAAAGACAAATTTCCTGACTGGAAGTTAGAGGGTGACAACTTTTCAACAGATTGCAGTATTCGACCTCATTATTATACTGTTTTCAGAGATTTGTATTTTTCAAGAGAGTGCCAAAATGGCACTTGTGACTCAACTATTAACCCACACCACACCTTTGGTTTGACTGATACGGAAGACACTAGGAAACATTATAGCTTTCTAAGAATATTTGCCAAAGACTCTTATGACAGTTGTGTAGGTAATGATATCTATGATGGAGAATTACTTAGCGGTTCAGAAATGGAATACTACTGGAATCATTGTTATCTGGGATGTGTTGATTTTTACGAAGAACTACCTTATCCTAATTATTACTTTAACCTTTTTATTTGTGATCCAATTGAAGGTTTTAGTTTAATGGGCGGGTGGGACGCTGAATACGAATGCAAACTTGATGAAAATGATGATACAGTTGCAATATATAATTTTAAAGGAAAAGTAGGAGAAACCTTAGGTAATCATACAATCCATTCGACCATTGAAGAAGAAGTAACAGTCACAGCAATCTTTGATCGTCCAGAGGCTTGCTTACCAACTCCCGAGCTTAGTAGGAGCAAATACCAAACGACAGTCAATGTCAAATCAAAAGACGGTTCCTGCTGTCCTCTCGGTAAGACACAAACGATTATACTGAGCTGTAGTGAGGCGGATCATGTTAGAATCTTAGAGCAGCCCACTGGAGGTGAATTATACAAGGTAAATATTTCAGAAAGCGATCTATCTCAATGTGATGAATCAGGATGTGGGGGAAACAGTGTAAAAGTTGTATTAGAACCGCTCAACAACATGGTTAAGTACGAAAAGAAAAAAACAGAAACCGCAACCCTGTCTTGCGTATTTTATGATTTTGCCGGTAATGAAATTAAATCAGGCACTGCTTCTGTAGAATTTGTGTTAACCTGTCCGCCGGAAAACAAATAACATACCTTGTCCTTTATTTAAACATTCACATTGATTGAGATTATCATGAAAAAAATAATATTCTTTATTACTATATTCGCTACTCTAAACCTTTGTAACGGTGCTGAAATTTCTGTTGGCAGATTAAAGTATTCCATCGAACCCGGCACCAACCCTATAAACCAGCTCCCTTCAGCGGAAGTTTACACTGATCAGAATAACGATAAATGGGAGACTATCCGTTTTCCCGGAACTGTATATTTCTACAATGTTGAAGAGGGATATTATCCCGGTTGGAGTTCTGAGTACCAGGCTGCTTCAGACACTGTTAAAGTAACAAGCCCCAGAGGTTATATCTATATATTTGAACATAGCGACGGAAACTCCTACCGGCTTAAAACAATAACCAATGCAAATAACGAAGTTGAAGACAGGTATGTCTATGACAGCAACGATGGACTAATATATCGTATTTATGACGGAGATGCAACTGCAATAAATCCCTGTTATATTGAGTTTCAGTATAACACAAACAGAACTCAAATAACTTCTATAACTGCTGTTGACCAAAGTGTTTCAAGCTCTTCTGGAACCAACTATTCCCGCAGTTACACCATCAATTATGACACTAACGACAGAGTTAGCTCTATCACCAATTCCGGGGCTTCGGGGTGTGGATGCTCAGGCGGCGGCGATGATTGGATTGTTGAGGTGCTTGATGCTGATGAAAATCTTATTGAAGAACAAAACTCTGTCGGAAGCACTCTTTATACTTATGAATACGGTACTACTCAAGGCCAGCCGGATTACAACAAGCTGATTGCCAAACGCAATGCAGACGGCAAAATGGTTATGAAGTACGAATATGAGAATCTGGCCGGCGGCGGCCGCAAAGAAAAGGTTTATGAATGTGTTGAGGCCGAGCTCGCAACAGAAACTGAACCTGAAAGCTACATATACCGCTATTCTGAAACGGTTTATGATTCAGAAGGTGCGATGGAATCAGTGAGTGTATTTAAGGAAGAAAGGGACAGCACAGATACTACACATAATTCAACAAGCTATACAACCACTTACCTTTATGATGGCACAACTTATACTACTATACCTGATGGGGGAAGTGCTTCCGGGGAAAGAACAGTTGAAATATACAACAGTGATTATCAGCTAACTGAAAACAGGGAATATGATTCAAGCGATAACTATCGTAAGACACAAGACATATATTACTACACAAGCGGCTCAGCCGATGGTTTTGAAAAATACAACACAGATTTAAGGGAATTAAAGACTTACAGCGTATATACCGATGACAGTGGAAACCCCACTACGCTTCTCCAAAAACAATATGAAAATTACGATCCAGACAACTATACCCAAAAAACCTACCGTAAATATGGCTATGATTCTCAAAACCGGTTGACTACCGAAACACTCAAAATTGACGATGTATCCGGCGGAGATGATTCCGCCGACACCACACTTCAAACACTGCACTATGAATATGACAGCTATGGCAACATAAACAAGGAATACCTGAACAATCTTTCTAACAGAAGCAACCCGGATGCTCTTGTCACCGAGTATGTTTATAACGCGTTCGGCGATCTTGTCTGGCAGATAAGCCCTGCGGGCGTTGTTACCGGCAGAGTGTATGATTCGGCTTCGCGGGTTACTGATGAGTTTGTGCTTGCCGGCGGTATTACTACATTCAACGCATACAAAGACCCTCAAACCGGCCTTGACCCAAATCCGCTTAATTGGGATCTGGCCCTGATAACTGTTATCAGCCAGACTAAATATGAATATCACTCACTTACCGGCAAGAGAGAGTATGTAAAGATTGCTTTATGTGATGGTTCTTTTCCGTTCGACTCACCAGACAACTGGAACATAATCCAATACGGTTACGATCTGTATGGACGTAAGACATCCGAAATTCGCGGTTACGGAGTAGATAACCTTACTACTACCTATGCTTATAACCTCCAGGATGAAGTAGTTTTAACTACCGATCCTGCAAACAAAAAAACTCTAACGATCAGGGGCGGCCGGGGGCTTACAAAAGAAGTTCAACTAATTGACGCAAACGACAGTCAGAACAAAATCATCACTTCTTACATCTACGACAACCGGGGCAGACTTGAGCAGACGTTAGTAAACAATACTATAATAAAGAGTTATGAGTATGACGATTACGGCAGAACTGAAAAGGAATACAACGGCAACAATGATGGCTCGGCTGCTGACTATACTCCATATCACGTTGAATACACCTACCAGGGTGATACTGACGATGCGGCTATTGAAACTGTATGGGACGAAGATTTAACCGGTCAAACGGTTGCAGTCTCCAAGACGTTTAAGTACTATGACATCCTGGGTCAGGTGGTTTTTGAACAAAATTATTCAGACCCTTCAATGGCTGATTCTCTTGAGGATAGTTACACTTTTTATCAGTATGACAGCCTTGGCAATATGATAGTTAAGGCGGGGGTTGGCGTTGGCAACTACTGCTCTGTTGATCCTTATTGGGGAATCCCGGTTTATAACTCGTCTTTCTATACAGACAATGGAGAGATTTACTCTGATTATCCGTCATCATCGCAGACAGGCGATATTATCGAATTATTCAAATATGACGGCAACGGTCTGCTCATTGGCCGCATCAAAGGATATGCACCAAACATCTTAGATGAATTATACGATTATAACACATCAACGACACTCTATGAGGGATTATTTGAATGCAGCCTTGATGACTTTGAGACCTATATTAACGATATAAATCCAGACCTGCACTACACTCGTTATCAATACATCAACGGCCGGCTTGATAACGAAAGCATATACACTGAACTTGTTGACAATGGTTCGGGGTCTTTTATACTGGATTTTGTTGAGACCTCGCGATACAGCTACGATACGGGCGGTCGCAGAGATACTGTTACCCGTATGGGCGGCGTTGTTTATGAAAAGACTCTCAACTCAGCCGGACAGGTAATCGAGCAAGTCGTTACAGACAGCGATACCACTATTCTGCGACGCGAACAGGTATATTATGATATTCTTGGTCGAAAAATACGTGAAGCAGTTTTCAAAGACCCTGACCAAACAATATTAGACCTGAGCCTGGATAAGGTAACAGACTATGAATACAATACTTGCGGCCAACTCTGTAAGAAAAAAGTCGCCACAGGAGAAACAACACTTTTCATGCAGTTCCCAATAGTTGAACTCCTTCCGATAACCGACGACACTACAATTACTTACGATGGTTTCGGGCGCAAATATACTGTTACAGATGCTGCCGGGAATTGTGAAACACTCAACTATGACCCTGTTACCGGAAAAATTGCAACCCGAAGCAGACTTTCTGTAAGCGAGATTACAGGCGTAAATGATGTTACTGTAGTTGAAGCATTCGGTTATGACCCGGCATCCC
Proteins encoded:
- a CDS encoding RHS repeat-associated core domain-containing protein, giving the protein MKKIIFFITIFATLNLCNGAEISVGRLKYSIEPGTNPINQLPSAEVYTDQNNDKWETIRFPGTVYFYNVEEGYYPGWSSEYQAASDTVKVTSPRGYIYIFEHSDGNSYRLKTITNANNEVEDRYVYDSNDGLIYRIYDGDATAINPCYIEFQYNTNRTQITSITAVDQSVSSSSGTNYSRSYTINYDTNDRVSSITNSGASGCGCSGGGDDWIVEVLDADENLIEEQNSVGSTLYTYEYGTTQGQPDYNKLIAKRNADGKMVMKYEYENLAGGGRKEKVYECVEAELATETEPESYIYRYSETVYDSEGAMESVSVFKEERDSTDTTHNSTSYTTTYLYDGTTYTTIPDGGSASGERTVEIYNSDYQLTENREYDSSDNYRKTQDIYYYTSGSADGFEKYNTDLRELKTYSVYTDDSGNPTTLLQKQYENYDPDNYTQKTYRKYGYDSQNRLTTETLKIDDVSGGDDSADTTLQTLHYEYDSYGNINKEYLNNLSNRSNPDALVTEYVYNAFGDLVWQISPAGVVTGRVYDSASRVTDEFVLAGGITTFNAYKDPQTGLDPNPLNWDLALITVISQTKYEYHSLTGKREYVKIALCDGSFPFDSPDNWNIIQYGYDLYGRKTSEIRGYGVDNLTTTYAYNLQDEVVLTTDPANKKTLTIRGGRGLTKEVQLIDANDSQNKIITSYIYDNRGRLEQTLVNNTIIKSYEYDDYGRTEKEYNGNNDGSAADYTPYHVEYTYQGDTDDAAIETVWDEDLTGQTVAVSKTFKYYDILGQVVFEQNYSDPSMADSLEDSYTFYQYDSLGNMIVKAGVGVGNYCSVDPYWGIPVYNSSFYTDNGEIYSDYPSSSQTGDIIELFKYDGNGLLIGRIKGYAPNILDELYDYNTSTTLYEGLFECSLDDFETYINDINPDLHYTRYQYINGRLDNESIYTELVDNGSGSFILDFVETSRYSYDTGGRRDTVTRMGGVVYEKTLNSAGQVIEQVVTDSDTTILRREQVYYDILGRKIREAVFKDPDQTILDLSLDKVTDYEYNTCGQLCKKKVATGETTLFMQFPIVELLPITDDTTITYDGFGRKYTVTDAAGNCETLNYDPVTGKIATRSRLSVSEITGVNDVTVVEAFGYDPASRLISKAETGFTGTATYAYHGGNLVRETLFDGTVNEYIYDGFGNMIEAIKDVDMGVQGKTYVEQYTDWNYDRLGRQYEITAYTDGNSTANAETTTYTYDYMDNITQVEYDDGSGIRYYYNKLGNTEVRVVLDDVSDPDSDGVETEYSYDAGGFLAEKNNIDYALPQDPEDPLIRESRPWCVYGHDGLGRLVSTWLLDTGGQQMDFSLYQCGYDGLGNVEWTQDGFWSGAGVSYEYYSDGRLKSVTGPSGLTTYYNRDEIGRVVSIEDNSNLLTQYGYVGGRVVDTYLGESGFMAAGSIDARGRIGQEAVYDTVSQQNVWVNAYTYQPQTDRLSSKTIGSDVDSYGYDDLGRLESYDSEIFGINNISYSLNDIGEETAAPSDNYVYGLDGEGRVKRVGLSTSDTNSNGILDESEAAFALYTYDSLGRRIKKAVDVDDGSGGTETLTTWFVYDMIGNVITECKESDTGSVSWSHEYVYSDDSRAVYMRRPRTKTNPDWADYDNFISTGLYDFAEAWLCYPSCSQTVLTAWDSNSDDRVDFEDLGAVLSDIDGDWEENSRLLATDYRGSVIGIVTADQTAIEPIYYDAWGNSVIQTGTDLDGLNVLWNGYYSDADTGNYYLKNRYYSPVERKFLTEDPHGVNPDGNWNNRFSILNQYADGAGLDVYAGHDPVNGRDDWGLACGVVVKRTTSRGSTGENRGHEWISWQGGSISFWPNGAGQPGKEWSVFSPDPLDGHFLYTTLWSTKQRKRGNLRWGGGKGTSCKCATCKDIVSCVSSSPDPGWQSFSMINNCRRYTRRTIKGCCLKREFIFMGGW